In Desulforegula conservatrix Mb1Pa, the genomic window CTCACTGAGTATTTCAGGGAGACCTCCTTCAGGCTAAAATCCTTGAACACTTCACGCATTTCAGGCAGGTCGTTTATGGTTAGAAGAAACTTGCCTTTTATGCTTCCGAGTATCCCTGCCATTTCTTTATAATCATCCAACACCATATTATGCTTGTAGTATGGGGCTTTATAATAAGGTGGGTCAATAAAAAAGAAGGTGTCTGGCCTGTCATATCTGCCCACAAGTTCCTGCTAAGGAAGATGCTCAATAACGCATCCGGATAATCTCAGATGAACCTGGGACATTTCTTCCTCAAGCCTGACTTGATCAACGACAGTTATAAATCCCCCCTGACGACAATTAGAATTCCCGCTTAATGCAAACCCGGTTATCCAATGTTGTGATATGGAGGATCATTGGATGATCACTGACAATCAGGTGAAGAAATTGAAGAAAAATTTAAGCGCGGGAAAAAGCCTTGTAATCTCGGCATTGCAAGCTGGCATGGATGAAAAGACAGCGAGGAAATACAGGGATCTGGACAAGCTGCCGAGCGAGCTGAAAGCATCCAGTGATAGGTGGTGGCGAACTCACGCTGACCCTT contains:
- a CDS encoding DNA adenine methylase, with the protein product MGRYDRPDTFFFIDPPYYKAPYYKHNMVLDDYKEMAGILGSIKGKFLLTINDLPEMREVFKDFSLKEVSLKYSVSCRKPTEGKELIFTNY